The DNA segment CATCAAAATCCCTATTCCTAATGATAGTGCTTATATTAAGTGGAGGAGAAAGAGGTGGCTCTACTAATGAGAAAGAGTGGTTCTGTTATAAGAAACAAATTGAAAAGTTGGAAACTCAAAAGTACAAAATCTCGGCCAGCCAGGAACTGGAGAAGAAAAAACTTTCTTCCCGATATGAGATTCGGTAACCCTTAATACTAAGGGATAGCAGAAAACAACTTGTCTTCCCCGACTTGAAAAGATGCAGTCATTGTTATGAGATTGTATACAAAAGAAAACCTTATTACCTTCAGTTGTTTAATCCGTTCCTTTAGAGACTGCAAGTACTCCAGCTCCCCAGCTTTATCAGCCACCAAAGATCTGTGTTCCTCTTCCAAGGCTTTGACATCCATTTCCCTCAGTGCAGGCTCCATGCAGTAATGTTAGTTCATGAATACATATTAGACAAGAAATTTGGCAATACTTGAACATGGAAAACAGTGATGAGTAACCTAATGTGTCATTTGATGTACTCACAGGGGCTGCCTGCAATTTGTAACTCATTTCCTCAAGCAGCTGCTTGGACTGATATGAAAAGAAACCGCACCACTTGATTCTGTAAGTTGTACCCTAGAATATGTCTTGATACTGTCAATTGTGATAAAAGTGTATACCTTAATGCTATCTCTAGCAACTTCAGATTTTTTTGCCTCTATTTCTGCAAGTTTGGTTTTTGCAGACTCCAATTCAATTTCCAAATCCTTATTTCTCCCACTGGTGTCATTACCCTGTAAACAATGGACAATAACCACATTGAAATCTGCAAAAGatgaaaaagaaaccaaaattttcaaaccgtaTTCCCCAAATTTGCTCCCATGGAGGGCACAGCATTCCCACTCCCTGCATATAGGAGATCAAGTCGATTGGTGCATCAATCAAAGATCAGAAATATTGCTTTAGAAAGGGGCTACCTAATTTATGTGGTTGCTAACATTTATGCCGTGTAACACAAGGATCCAAGGTTGAAAGTTATTGGAGGAATAAGAAACAAAATCATTAAAAGCAACTTACTGATGGCAAAAAATCCaagaaaagataattaattaccttTGGTCTGAACAATTTCTTTATCTACATTATCATCAACCTGTATTAGTAACACATTCATTTAGTTGCTAAAATATGTCAAATTCTATTCTGCAAATTATAGATTCTGCTATAAGGTCAATTTTCTTGACACTATAAAAACAATCTGGTTGTCTACAGGAGGATAAATTCAAGGAAAaagtaattacaagtggactctgGGGGGTCATAGTCTTATATTGAACTGTGGAAGAAATCTCAAAAtttttcggaagaggataatgataTAGTTTAAATGCCAGGTTAGGTTGTTAAAACTGAATCATGTGCAAACGATGCAGAAACAAGCTTAATAATATCTAATCGGCAATTGATTATTTTCTCTTGAAGAAAAGTAAATAAGATATTCTTCCCTTCCCTAAAACTAAAAGATCAGATACAATTCCCTAAACATCTTAAAATAATGATAAACTTACTGATGCAGCATCTGCTTTCATCTTCTGCCTTTTTGAGTTGTACCACTCCTAAAAGCAGGAggaaaaaaatatctttagttTCATTCTTTAAATTATTGATAACTCAAAAATACAAAGCTGCAGGAAATATAGTAGACTACATGAGCTCTGGAAGACAGTAGTCAAGCCTACCTGTTGTTCCCGTAATTTGAGATTCAAGTCTTCGGTAACCCTTGCATAGTATGATCTATGGAAAGTGGACAACATTTCTTGGGCAATGcctagaaacaaccaaagaaagatttcaactgaataTAAACCTCTTTTCTTTATGTTTCAGCGTTGTGGTGGTCATTTCTTGTTGGAGAAGCTCCAAAGTCTGCAATTCAAGCATATAGGGAAAACAAAAATTAAGCATTCAGTTACAATGTTAATGGTAGAACAGTGAATCTTCCTGTAAAGATATATCCTTGTTTTATGAAGTTCTCTTAATTTTTCCCAGACAACATAATGATGGATAATGCAGAGCACGACACCATCTAATCATACATGTTAAGTATGGCAGATTACAGGTATCGAGAGTAGTAGCCTCAGGTACGAGAATTATACAGAGGAACCATATCCAAGAGCTCATTGCTAATGGTTAGACTAGATCTACACTATATAGGACATATACATACAACAACAAAGAGATGTATTTTAACAAAAAGAAACTTGGTCTCGAGGATACAGTGAATGACCTGAGAGAGGGTGCAAGACTCCGTCTCCAGTGAGGACATCTTCTTTTGCTTCTCTGCTATCTCGGAGCTGGTCTGGGCTTGCGCTTTGAGCATCTCCGCTGCCTCCTCGTTCAAACGCTTTATTTCCGTCCTCACTACCAACAGAAACAGTCGTCAGGGCTCGTTCGCGAGTTATGTACAGACTGTTGCCGGTATCATAACAGACAACAGTTTGTTGCTAAGGAGACAGCGCCGAAAAGGAATGACACAAAACGGGGCACGGATCAAACCATGAAGCATGAAGCATGAAGCATGATGCACTACGGACTCGCAGCGCGAGCCTTAGTAGTGGATCAGTTGACCGTCAAGGCGACAGACTTAGCGGCGCCCATGCGCGGGTAAATGGACATGGAGAGATCAGGCGGCTAACATACGCATGATCATTAttcttctaattttattttttttaatttctttctttctttctttcttttttgttgttgttgttgttgttggaatTCAATTTCCTGGTAAAGTACGCATGGAGAAGATGGTCGGTGAAAGAAATCATAGAGACGAAACACGACAACCTAAGGGGCAAAAAGGCAAAAGAAACcgcagaggagaagaagaggcggAGAGAAGCGAAGAGAAGTGAAGAAGGCAGACCGAGATTGAGATCGGTTTGCAAGGCGCCGATCGCGGTCTTCTGCTTCTGCTCCTCTACCGATCTCTTCGCCGCAGCCTCCTCGATGTCTATGTCAAACCACAAGTCAGAAATCGAATATCCCATGCGATATAAAAAAGgatgaaaagagaaaaaggaaatggTGCTTCCATTCAAAACCAGAGGAGAAGGGATGGATGGTATGGATATAAACTACTTGCAACTCACCGTTTATCTGAGTTCGCAATCTCTTTACGTTCTCCATGTATTCCTCCATCTCCGATCCTCGCACCGTCCGACCCCCCCTTACTTCCTCGGTCGACTTCGTCCCTACGAGTAAGGATCAAAAGACGCAAGAACTGATAGAGACGGATGAAAAGCTTACGAAATGAATACACAAAAGGAGATTCAAATGGGAGAGGaacaaaaggaagaagagaggcgGCGGCGTGTGAAGCGAATAGGATACCTGAAAGCAGTCCGACGCGGGGGGTTTCCAAAGCGCCGCTGGGAACTGCCTCACAAGAAATGTGTTGGTGTGGCTGGGGATCTCAACCAAGCAAAGAAGTGTTTATTTTAAAGGTGACAGACGGTTGATTTCAATCCCGATGATCTGATAAAACATTTATCACTTAAAaccaaagataatttttttattgaaagctATCTTAAAACCTCATCTTTTAATGGGTGATGATGAcgtaattattgaaagagataatAAACCCCCTTTTAAAGATCTATCAGTGAAAACATACCCAATCATACTAATATTTCAGGTGGATGTAAAGATCTATCAGTGAAAACACAGATTCCAAAATACCATAATCGACGAAAAAGAAATTAATTACACAACTTTGAAGAATCCAAACACATTATTTTACATCGAAATCCCAAAATTTTCTCATATCAGAAGTCTTCGGAAACCTGAGAGTAGCTACCCACTAGAAAAATGAGGCAAAGACTGAGTGGGTTATTGAAAATGATACACCAAAAACACTCGATCTATACCCAAAAGCCAAAAAGAAGCCTTAAGACGGCAACTGAGGAATTTAAATTGAGATGACACACCACAGAGAAACATCATTAATTAAACTAGAAAATGATGCTTTTGACAGGCCTCTCACGACAATAACCTAAGGATCATTAGTAATGATGCCACGGTGATATGGATTACagtcaaaaaaatttaaataacaatCATATTTAAGTGCAAAACATTTAATGTTACAGGTTCCTGACAAAAGTCCACACATCACCCAACATGAACTCAACCCTTGAGGCGCATTCTCAGTTGTACTAGGATGTCTATACTCCCCCGAATCTAGTACTAGCTGATCTGATGACATAGAACCAAGCTGAATAGCATCATGCCATCCTATCTCCCATATGGGTGGTATCGgccagcaccaccaccaccaccaccactatagGCACCTCTACTGCCATAGAGTCCTGAGCTATAACCAGCTGGGGAATCATAACCACCTCCATAGCTAGAACCACCGTAGCCCCCTGCTTCACGGCCAAAGCCACCGTAACCACCCTCATATCCA comes from the Musa acuminata AAA Group cultivar baxijiao chromosome BXJ2-8, Cavendish_Baxijiao_AAA, whole genome shotgun sequence genome and includes:
- the LOC135619872 gene encoding uncharacterized protein LOC135619872 isoform X2, producing the protein MEEYMENVKRLRTQINVRTEIKRLNEEAAEMLKAQAQTSSEIAEKQKKMSSLETESCTLSQTLELLQQEMTTTTLKHKEKRSYYARVTEDLNLKLREQQEWYNSKRQKMKADAASVDDNVDKEIVQTKGSGNAVPSMGANLGNTGNDTSGRNKDLEIELESAKTKLAEIEAKKSEVARDSIKSKQLLEEMSYKLQAAPPALREMDVKALEEEHRSLVADKAGELEYLQSLKERIKQLKNISHIIKCRCGKEYNVELVS
- the LOC135619872 gene encoding uncharacterized protein LOC135619872 isoform X1, with the protein product MEEYMENVKRLRTQINDIEEAAAKRSVEEQKQKTAIGALQTDLNLVRTEIKRLNEEAAEMLKAQAQTSSEIAEKQKKMSSLETESCTLSQTLELLQQEMTTTTLKHKEKRSYYARVTEDLNLKLREQQEWYNSKRQKMKADAASVDDNVDKEIVQTKGSGNAVPSMGANLGNTGNDTSGRNKDLEIELESAKTKLAEIEAKKSEVARDSIKSKQLLEEMSYKLQAAPPALREMDVKALEEEHRSLVADKAGELEYLQSLKERIKQLKNISHIIKCRCGKEYNVELVS